One Halobacterium sp. DL1 DNA window includes the following coding sequences:
- a CDS encoding NADPH-dependent F420 reductase translates to MRIALLGGTGDIGEALALRWAYHTDHEVVIGSRDPEKARAKAEGYETELDSRGVEKKITGFENAMAADRADVVVLAVPAYHVADLVHEIADRLDDDTLLVSPAVGMKKREGGFGYNPPEAGSVTRLVVDAAPDEVAVVGAFHNLSADRVANLDVELDLDTLVVGDDGDAKRNVADLASGIEGLRALDAGPLANAAEVESLTPLLINLAINNEGLHDVGVKFE, encoded by the coding sequence ATGCGAATCGCGTTACTCGGCGGAACCGGCGACATCGGCGAAGCGCTCGCGCTCCGGTGGGCCTACCACACCGACCACGAGGTCGTCATCGGCTCGCGGGACCCGGAGAAGGCGCGGGCGAAGGCCGAGGGGTACGAGACCGAACTCGACAGCCGCGGCGTCGAGAAGAAGATCACGGGGTTCGAGAACGCGATGGCGGCCGACCGCGCGGACGTCGTCGTGCTGGCGGTGCCGGCCTACCACGTCGCGGACCTCGTCCACGAGATCGCGGACCGACTCGACGACGACACGCTGCTGGTCTCGCCCGCGGTCGGGATGAAGAAGCGAGAGGGCGGCTTCGGCTACAACCCGCCAGAGGCGGGCAGCGTCACCAGGCTGGTCGTGGACGCCGCGCCCGACGAGGTGGCCGTCGTCGGCGCGTTCCACAACCTCTCGGCGGACCGCGTCGCGAACCTCGACGTGGAACTCGACCTGGACACGCTCGTGGTCGGGGACGACGGCGACGCGAAGCGGAACGTCGCGGACCTCGCGTCGGGCATCGAGGGGCTCCGGGCGCTCGACGCCGGACCGCTGGCGAACGCCGCCGAGGTCGAGTCGCTGACGCCGCTGCTCATCAACCTCGCCATCAACAACGAGGGGCTCCACGACGTGGGCGTCAAATTCGAGTGA
- a CDS encoding HAD family hydrolase: MQVEAVVLDIDGVLVDVADSYRRAIVESVEHVYGDTIEKAAVQQFKDAGGFNNDWTLTDAAALFVLSKREGYDGDVVAFTDEIAERGGGLAGAEEVVRARLDSDTAERVFDEWDPDRLREVFQQLYLGSALYEELEGGEAELDTPGYINDESVLVTPETVEWLTERYPVCVLTGRPADEATIALDRAGLDVPENRRFTMDDWDEGKPDPRALVELAERTDADSVVFVGDTLDDVQTAVNAREADAERTYYGVGVLTGGLTGDSGRRKYDDADADRVLDSVNDLPAILDSD, encoded by the coding sequence ATGCAAGTCGAGGCAGTCGTGCTCGACATCGACGGGGTGCTCGTCGACGTGGCCGATTCCTACCGGCGCGCCATCGTCGAGTCCGTCGAGCACGTCTACGGGGACACCATCGAGAAGGCCGCGGTCCAGCAGTTCAAGGACGCGGGCGGGTTCAACAACGACTGGACGCTCACCGACGCCGCGGCGCTGTTCGTGCTCAGTAAGCGAGAGGGGTACGACGGCGACGTGGTCGCGTTCACCGACGAGATTGCCGAGCGCGGCGGCGGCCTCGCCGGCGCGGAGGAGGTCGTACGCGCGCGCCTCGATTCGGACACCGCGGAACGCGTCTTCGACGAGTGGGACCCGGACCGCCTGCGCGAGGTGTTCCAGCAGCTCTACCTCGGGTCGGCGCTGTACGAGGAGCTCGAGGGTGGCGAGGCTGAACTGGACACCCCGGGCTACATCAACGACGAATCCGTGCTGGTCACTCCAGAGACGGTCGAGTGGCTGACCGAGCGCTACCCGGTCTGCGTGCTGACCGGTCGGCCGGCCGACGAGGCGACCATCGCGCTCGACCGCGCCGGCCTTGACGTCCCCGAGAACCGCCGGTTCACGATGGACGACTGGGACGAGGGGAAACCCGACCCCCGGGCGCTCGTGGAACTGGCCGAGCGCACGGACGCCGACAGCGTGGTGTTCGTCGGGGACACGCTCGACGACGTGCAGACGGCGGTGAACGCCCGGGAGGCCGACGCCGAGCGGACCTACTACGGCGTGGGCGTGCTGACCGGCGGGCTCACGGGCGACTCGGGGCGGCGGAAGTACGACGACGCGGACGCCGACCGCGTGCTGGACTCCGTGAACGACCTGCCCGCGATTCTCGACTCGGACTGA
- a CDS encoding peptidase M54 (probable zinc-dependent endopeptidase; similar to human proteins archaemetzincin-1 and -2) gives MRVDIVPVGDVPAQVKREASSSLRSVYDCDVVVASEQEVPQGAYDDARSQYRAAELIDLATRVSDGDKTLAITPEDLFYRRRNYVFGLAYLDGRGCVVSTYRLQTSSDGGFSERPAADVFDDRVRKEVVHELGHTLGLEHCDNNRCAMNFSPTVREVDRKEENLCGSCQRTVF, from the coding sequence ATGCGCGTAGACATCGTCCCCGTCGGCGACGTGCCCGCGCAGGTCAAGCGCGAGGCCTCCTCGAGCCTCCGCTCGGTCTACGACTGCGACGTGGTCGTCGCCAGCGAACAAGAGGTTCCCCAGGGGGCGTACGACGACGCGCGAAGCCAGTACCGCGCCGCGGAACTCATCGACCTCGCGACCCGCGTCAGCGACGGCGACAAGACCCTCGCCATCACCCCCGAGGACCTCTTCTACCGCCGCCGCAACTACGTCTTCGGCCTCGCGTACCTCGACGGCCGGGGCTGCGTCGTCTCCACCTACCGGCTCCAGACGTCGAGTGACGGCGGCTTCTCCGAGCGCCCCGCTGCCGACGTCTTCGACGACCGCGTCCGCAAGGAGGTCGTCCACGAACTCGGCCACACGCTCGGCCTCGAACACTGCGACAACAACCGCTGCGCGATGAACTTCTCCCCCACCGTCCGGGAGGTCGACCGCAAGGAGGAGAACCTCTGCGGGAGCTGCCAAAGAACCGTTTTCTGA
- a CDS encoding ATPase (originally found to be an inhibitor of the antiviral RNase-L in human cells; contains ABC-type nucleotide binding domains; putatively functions in RNA maturation), with protein MAEDSIAVVDLDRCQPDRCNYECANYCPPNRTGKECITLRGDDAEDGDPDQVRISEEICLGETCGICVEKCPFDAIEIINLPQELEDNPTHRYGENAFSLYGLPVPEPGKVTGLLGPNGIGKSTAVNVLAGEITPNLGRHEDEPDWEEVIDAYRGTELQDYLAAVRDGDISVAKKPQYVDQIPEQFGGTTRELLERTDERDVLDDLVDRLSIRPVMDQSIDSLSGGELQRVALAATLARDADFYFVDELTPYLDIGQRVTAARIVRELAEEEDRAVLVVEHDLAVLDMLADSIHVAYGEPSVYGVVTTPKSVRNGINEYLRGYLDNENMRIRPEAITFEEHAPRPASRQETLISYPDMAKSYGEGEFTLTVDGGDIHRNEVLGVVGPNGIGKSTFAKLLAGDLEPTTVGGEADDDLDVGLDIAYKPQYVEADQHMRVDAFLSSITDDFGTSYWNTEIGDPLQLERILEQNLTDLSGGERQRVAIAATLSKDADLYLLDEPSAHLDVEQRVLATRAIRRFAENRETTVMVIDHDIYMVDLAADRLMVFDGEPAQHGRASTPQAMRSGMNEFLANLDVTFRRDENLGRPRINKPGSQLDKQQKRDGEYYYTN; from the coding sequence ATGGCGGAGGACAGCATCGCGGTCGTCGACCTGGACAGGTGTCAGCCCGACCGCTGCAACTACGAGTGCGCGAACTACTGCCCGCCCAACCGGACGGGCAAGGAGTGCATCACGCTCCGCGGCGACGACGCCGAGGACGGCGACCCCGACCAGGTCCGCATCTCCGAGGAGATCTGTCTCGGGGAGACCTGCGGCATCTGCGTCGAGAAGTGCCCGTTCGACGCCATCGAGATCATCAACCTCCCGCAGGAACTCGAGGACAACCCGACCCACCGCTACGGCGAGAACGCCTTCTCGCTGTACGGCCTCCCGGTCCCCGAACCCGGGAAAGTCACGGGACTACTCGGGCCGAACGGCATCGGGAAGTCGACCGCCGTGAACGTGCTCGCGGGCGAGATCACCCCCAACCTCGGGCGTCACGAGGACGAACCCGACTGGGAGGAGGTCATCGACGCCTACCGCGGCACCGAGCTCCAGGACTACCTCGCGGCGGTCCGCGACGGCGATATCAGCGTCGCGAAGAAGCCCCAGTACGTCGACCAGATTCCCGAGCAGTTCGGCGGCACGACCCGCGAACTCCTCGAACGTACGGACGAGCGAGACGTCCTCGACGACCTCGTCGACCGGCTCTCCATCCGCCCCGTGATGGACCAGTCCATCGACTCGCTGTCCGGCGGTGAACTCCAGCGGGTCGCGCTCGCGGCGACGCTCGCTCGCGACGCGGACTTCTACTTCGTCGACGAACTCACGCCGTACCTCGACATCGGCCAGCGCGTCACCGCGGCGCGCATCGTCCGCGAACTCGCCGAGGAGGAGGACCGCGCCGTGCTCGTGGTCGAACACGACCTCGCCGTCCTCGACATGCTCGCGGACTCCATCCACGTCGCGTACGGTGAACCCTCGGTCTACGGCGTCGTCACGACGCCGAAGAGCGTGCGCAACGGCATCAACGAGTACCTCCGGGGCTACCTCGACAACGAGAACATGCGCATCCGGCCGGAGGCCATCACGTTCGAGGAGCACGCGCCGCGGCCCGCCTCCCGCCAGGAGACGCTCATCTCCTACCCGGACATGGCGAAGTCCTACGGCGAGGGCGAGTTCACGCTCACCGTCGACGGCGGCGACATCCACCGCAACGAGGTGCTGGGCGTCGTCGGGCCGAACGGTATCGGGAAGTCGACGTTCGCGAAACTGCTCGCGGGCGACCTCGAACCCACCACCGTCGGCGGGGAGGCCGACGACGACCTCGACGTCGGCCTCGACATCGCGTACAAGCCGCAGTACGTGGAGGCCGACCAGCACATGCGTGTCGACGCGTTCCTCTCCTCCATCACGGACGACTTCGGCACGTCGTACTGGAACACCGAAATCGGCGACCCGCTCCAGCTCGAGCGCATCCTCGAGCAGAACCTCACGGACCTCTCGGGCGGGGAGCGCCAGCGCGTCGCCATCGCCGCGACGCTGTCGAAGGACGCCGACCTCTACCTCCTCGACGAGCCCTCGGCGCACCTCGACGTCGAGCAGCGCGTGCTCGCCACGCGCGCCATCCGGCGGTTCGCGGAGAACCGCGAGACCACCGTGATGGTCATCGACCACGACATCTACATGGTCGACCTGGCTGCCGACCGCCTGATGGTGTTCGACGGCGAGCCCGCTCAACACGGCCGCGCCTCGACCCCGCAGGCGATGCGCTCGGGGATGAACGAGTTCCTCGCGAACCTCGACGTGACGTTCCGCCGCGACGAGAACCTCGGCCGCCCGCGCATCAACAAACCCGGCAGCCAGCTGGACAAACAACAGAAGCGCGACGGCGAGTACTATTACACGAACTGA
- a CDS encoding ArsR family transcriptional regulator, which yields MMAEDDSVLEDLPPSAKLVFKVLEYDGPLTQKRIVEETMLSARTVRYALERLEDRGVVDEDIYFADARQSLYQLTCETDDANAEADAEAA from the coding sequence ATGATGGCTGAAGACGACAGTGTGCTGGAGGACCTCCCACCGAGCGCGAAGCTCGTGTTCAAGGTACTCGAGTACGACGGCCCCCTCACGCAGAAACGAATCGTCGAAGAGACCATGCTCTCCGCGCGTACCGTCCGCTACGCGCTCGAGCGACTGGAGGACCGCGGCGTCGTCGACGAGGACATCTACTTCGCCGACGCCCGCCAGAGCCTCTACCAGCTCACCTGCGAGACCGACGACGCCAACGCCGAAGCCGACGCGGAAGCCGCCTAA
- a CDS encoding ATPase has protein sequence MNVVPDTSVVVDGRISQRVADGDYAGATVYVPEAVVGEIEAQANSGRQTGWDGLEELQRLVELADDGDIEVEYVGERAGEDDIKRASAGAIDAIIRDVAAEYDAVFVTSDIVQAEVAKGKGIEVEYLEPLEYDLGELAVEKYFDDLTMSVHLKDGLVPKAKRGEVGDITYQDVGDEVLDTDALKEHANEIISTAKRADDGFVELSEEGMTIAQVRDMRIAVSEPPFSERIEITAVRPIVKTTMDDYEHADDLRERLLERDRGVLIAGAPGAGKSTFATAVAEFLSDAGNVVKTMEKPRDLQVGEDVTQYTELGGDMAKTADSLLMVRPDYTIYDEVRKTDDFEVFADMRLAGVGMVGVVHATRPIDALQRLVGRVELGMIPQIVDTVVYIEEGDVETVYDVTTEVKVPEGLMEEDLARPVIQVRDFATQTPAYEIYTFNRQVVTVPLDGESGSSDSGVDRLAKQEVEREIQAATRGPVEVDIRGPNDAVVYVSDDEISHVIGKGGGRISDIENRLGISIDVRTLDERPGQVAGGGSNSGGGGGGGGGAEPAGKIVTPEITSRHIILPLQGERSGETVEVQADGDYLFTATVGRGGDIKVSRGSAIAEELERAIDREEMVSVVPNE, from the coding sequence ATGAACGTCGTTCCCGACACGAGCGTCGTCGTCGACGGCCGCATCTCTCAGCGGGTCGCCGACGGCGACTACGCGGGCGCCACGGTGTACGTACCCGAGGCGGTCGTCGGCGAGATCGAAGCGCAGGCGAACAGCGGCCGGCAGACCGGCTGGGACGGACTCGAAGAGCTCCAGCGCCTCGTCGAGCTGGCCGACGACGGCGACATCGAGGTGGAGTACGTCGGCGAGCGCGCCGGCGAGGACGACATCAAGCGGGCCTCCGCGGGCGCCATCGACGCCATCATCCGGGACGTCGCCGCGGAGTACGACGCCGTCTTCGTCACGAGCGACATCGTGCAGGCGGAGGTCGCGAAGGGCAAGGGCATCGAGGTGGAGTACCTCGAACCCCTCGAGTACGACCTCGGGGAGCTCGCCGTCGAGAAGTACTTCGACGACCTGACGATGAGCGTCCACCTGAAGGACGGCCTGGTGCCGAAGGCCAAGCGCGGCGAGGTCGGCGACATCACCTACCAGGACGTCGGCGACGAAGTGCTCGACACTGACGCGCTGAAGGAGCACGCCAACGAGATCATCAGCACCGCCAAGCGCGCCGACGACGGGTTCGTCGAACTCTCCGAGGAGGGGATGACCATCGCGCAGGTGCGGGACATGCGCATCGCCGTCTCCGAACCGCCGTTCTCCGAGCGCATCGAGATTACGGCCGTTCGCCCCATCGTGAAGACGACGATGGACGACTACGAGCACGCAGACGACCTCCGCGAGCGCCTGCTCGAGCGGGACCGCGGCGTGCTCATCGCGGGCGCACCGGGTGCCGGGAAGTCGACGTTCGCGACGGCCGTCGCGGAGTTCCTCTCCGACGCCGGCAACGTCGTGAAGACCATGGAGAAGCCGCGGGACCTCCAGGTCGGCGAGGACGTCACGCAGTACACGGAACTCGGCGGCGACATGGCGAAGACCGCGGACTCGCTGCTGATGGTGCGCCCCGACTACACCATCTACGACGAGGTGCGGAAGACCGACGACTTCGAGGTGTTCGCGGACATGCGCCTCGCGGGCGTCGGGATGGTCGGCGTCGTCCACGCCACCCGCCCCATCGACGCGCTCCAGCGCCTCGTCGGCCGCGTCGAACTCGGCATGATCCCCCAGATCGTCGACACCGTCGTCTACATCGAGGAGGGTGACGTGGAGACCGTCTACGACGTGACGACGGAGGTGAAGGTGCCCGAGGGCCTGATGGAGGAGGACCTCGCGCGCCCGGTCATCCAGGTCCGGGACTTCGCCACCCAGACTCCAGCCTACGAGATCTACACGTTCAACCGCCAGGTCGTCACGGTGCCCCTGGACGGCGAAAGCGGGAGCTCCGACTCCGGCGTCGACCGCCTCGCGAAACAGGAGGTCGAACGGGAGATCCAGGCCGCCACCCGCGGCCCCGTCGAGGTGGACATCCGCGGCCCGAACGACGCCGTGGTGTACGTCTCCGACGACGAGATCAGCCACGTCATCGGGAAGGGCGGCGGCCGCATCTCGGACATCGAGAACCGCCTCGGCATCAGCATCGACGTGCGGACCCTCGACGAGCGCCCCGGCCAGGTGGCGGGCGGGGGCAGTAACAGCGGCGGTGGCGGTGGGGGAGGCGGCGGCGCCGAACCCGCCGGCAAGATCGTCACGCCCGAAATCACCTCGCGTCACATCATCCTCCCGCTGCAGGGCGAGCGCTCCGGCGAGACGGTGGAAGTGCAGGCCGACGGCGACTATCTGTTCACGGCGACGGTCGGCCGCGGCGGCGACATCAAGGTCTCCCGCGGGTCGGCCATCGCGGAGGAACTCGAGCGCGCCATCGACCGCGAGGAGATGGTCTCCGTCGTCCCCAACGAGTAG